In the genome of Labeo rohita strain BAU-BD-2019 chromosome 24, IGBB_LRoh.1.0, whole genome shotgun sequence, one region contains:
- the fam49bb gene encoding CYFIP-related Rac1 interactor B, whose protein sequence is MGNLLKVLTCTDLEQEPNFFLDFENAQPTEAERETWEEVDVVLKDALGILDELQAYKGAGQEIREAIQNPNDEVLQDQAWAAVVPLVGKLKTFYEFSQRLEAALHSLLRALTCETYDDPTQHLEREQALAKQFAEILHFTLRFDELKMTNPAIQNDFSYYRRTLSRMRINNVPAEGENEVNNELANRISLFYADATPMLKTLSDGTTKFVSENKNLPIENTTDVLSTMASVCKVMLETPEYRSRFSSEETVSFCLRVMVGVIILYDYVHPVGAFAKSSKIDMKGCIKVLRDQPPNSVEGLLNALRYTTKHLNDESTTKTIKSMLQ, encoded by the exons ATGGGGAACCTCCTTAAAGTTTTGACATGCACAGATCTTGAACAAGAGCCCAACTTCTTCCTCGATTTTGAAA ATGCCCAGCCAACAGAAGCAGAGCGGGAAACGTGGGAAGAAGTGGATGTGGTCCTGAAGGATGCACTGGGAATACTTGACGAGCTACAGGCATATAAAGGCGCGGGACAAGAGATACGAGAG gcaATCCAGAACCCTAATGACGAGGTATTACAAGACCAGGCGTGGGCTGCTGTGGTGCCACTAGTAGGCAAACTCAAGACGTTCTACGAATTTTCACAGAGATTAG AAGCAGCACTGCATAGTCTATTGAGAGCACTTACTTGTGAGACATACGATGACCCCACACAGCATCTGGAGAGAGAGCAAGCCCTTGCCAAACAATTCGCTGAGATCCTGCACTTCACACTGCGCTTTGATGAGCTCAAG ATGACAAATCCTGCCATTCAGAATGACTTCAGTTATTACAGGAGGACCCTGAGCCGCATGAGGATCAATAATGTTCCT GCAGAGGGAGAAAACGAGGTGAATAATGAGCTGGCCAATCGGATATCTCTATTTTATGCCGATGCCACGCCCATGCTAAAGACATTAAGTGATGGCACAACAAAGTTTGTATCTGag aaTAAAAACTTGCCCATTGAAAACACAACAGATGTATTAAGCACCATGGCGAGCGTGTGCAAAGTCATGTTGGAAACCCC AGAGTATCGCAGCCGCTTCAGCAGTGAGGAGACTGTTTCCTTCTGTCTCCGTGTCATGGTGGGGGTCATCATTCTCTACGACTACGTCCATCCCGTCGGCGCATTCGCAAAGTCCTCCAAAATAGAC ATGAAAGGCTGCATTAAAGTGCTCAGAGATCAGCCACCAAACAGTGTGGAAGGTCTTCTAAATGCTCTCAG GTACAcaacaaaacatcttaatgatgagTCAACCACTAAGACCATTAAAAGCATGCTGCAGTAG